CCTTGTCGAAACCGTTGTCTTCGAGGCTTTTGCGGATCGCGGCGATGCGCCCGTCCATCATGTCGGACGGGCCGATGATGTCGGCCCCCGCGCGGGCCTGTTCGAGCGCCATCTTCGCCAGCGCGTCGACCGTGCGGTCGTTGATGATTTCGCCGTCCACGACAAATCCGTCGTGGCCGTTGATGTTATAGGTATCGAGCGCGACATCCGTCATGATGACCAGATCGGGCAGTTCCGCCTTGATCGCGCGGATCGCGCGGTTGACATGGTTGTCGGGATCCCACGCGCCGGCGCAATCCTCGGTCCGTTCCTCCAGACCGGTGTAGGGAAACAGGCACAGCGCGCCCAGCCCCAGATCCCACGCTTCCTGCGCGGCCTCGACGATGCGGTCCACGGACCGGCGCATGACACCGGGCATGGAGGGAATTTCCTCGACCACGTTTTCACCGCCGCGCACGAAAACGGGCCAGATGAAATCGCCCGCGGAGAGCGCGTTTTCGCGCACCAGCCCGCGGATGCCTTCGGTCTGGCGGGTGCGGCGCAGCCGAAGCTGGGGAAAAGAGGCTTGGATCGGCTGCATCGGAAGTTCCTTGGGCTGATGTTGTCAGGTGAAATTGACACGTATTTTTGCCTCCCTCAAGGGGTGGTCTAGACCGGATTTCAAGGATATGAAGCTGAAAATACTAGGTAAGAGCATTTCGTTGGACTGGTACCAGACCCTCTTTGAACTGATCGACATGCGTTCGTTCTCGAACCTGTGGTTCTGGATCGTGCTTGCGGTCGTCTGGTCGACGACCAGCCACTACTGCCTTGGCGTCCCTTTCGACATGGTGCTGCGGGCCAAGCGCCACGGGGGCCAGTACGAAAGCGATCTGGAAGACATGGTGCGGATCAACACCAACCGGCTTTTGTTCATCGCGCAGATGTCGGGGCTCTGGATCCTCGGCTTTGCCTGTTTTTTCATGACGATTCTTGTGCTTTTGGGATTTATCTACGGCAACGAATTTGCGCAGGCCCTCGTTTTGCTGGGATTTCCGCTGTGTCTGGTCGGCGCGCTGAGCCTGTCGACGGCGCGCCTGATCCAGCAGGAGGATTCGCGCGGGGAGCGTCTGCGCCGCCGGTTGATGCGCCACCGGCTCTATACCCAGATCATCGGCATGATCTCGATCTTCGTGACGGCGCTGTGGGGCATGTACCAGAACATGAACATCGGCCCCTTTGGCAGTTGACACCCGCGCCCCGCGGCCCACATGAGCGGCAGATGACCGAACCCTCCCATATCACCGTCTCGGGTGTTCCCGAAGGATACGACGCCCGCATCGTGCTGCGCGAGGTCGCGCGCGCCGAGGGGCCTGTCATTCACGTTGCGATGGACGACAAGCGCATGGCCGCGATCGAGGCCGCGCTGCGGTTCTTTGCACCCGACATGCCGATTGTGCGTTTTCCGGGCTGGGATTGCCTGCCCTACGACCGCGTGTCGCCGAACGCCGACATCTCGGCGCAGCGGATGGCGACGCTGGCGGGGCTGGTTCACGGAATGCCGGACCGTTTCGTGCTGCTGACCACGATGAGCGCGGCAACCCAGCGCGTGCCCGCGCGCGAGATCCTGCAGGACGCCGCGTTTCGCGCCCGCGTGGGCGACCGCATCAACGAAAAGGGGCTGCGCGAGTTTCTCGTCCGCATGGGGTTCGTCCAAAGCCCCACGGTGATGGAGCCGGGGGATTATGCCGTGCGCGGCGGCATCATCGACATCTACCCGCCCGGCGATCTGGGGCCCGTGCGGCTGGATATGTTCGGGGACGTTCTGGACGGGGCACGGCGGTTCGATCCCGCGACCCAGCGGACCACCGAAAAACTGGACACGATCGAACTCGCGCCGGTCAGCGAAGTGATTCTCGATGAGGCCGCGGTGACGCGCTTTCGCCAGAACTACCGCATCGAATTCGGCGCGGCGGGCACGGATGATCCGCTTTACGAGGCGATCAGCGCGGGGCGTAAGCATCAGGGTGCGGAGCATTGGCTGGCGTTCTTCTACGAGCGGCTGGAGACGCTGTTCGATTACCTGCCCGGCGCGCCGGTGACCCATGACGACCAGTTGACACCCTCGCGTCTGGCGCGGTGGGACACGGTCGAGGACCAGTACGAGACGCGGCGCATCGCCATGTCCAACCGGTCGAAAATGGACAGTGTCTACAAGCCGGCACCCGCCAGCGGCCTCTATCTGGATGATGCCGCGTGGGAGGCGGCGGTCGCCAGCCGGCGCGTGCTGCGGCTGGCACCGCTGCCGCAGAGCACCGGACCCGGCGTCACCGATGCAGGCGGACGGCTGGGGCGGAATTTCGCACCCGAACGCCAGCGCGAGGACGTGCGCCTGTTCGGGGCGCTGGCCGACCATCTGCGCGACAAGCTGGAGGCGGGTCCGGTCGTCATGGCCAGCTTTTCCGAAGGCGCGCGGGAACGCCTGACAGGCCTGATCGAGGACGAGGGACTGGCCGAGACGATCCCGGTGCGCGACGCCACGCGGATCGGCAAGCGGGGCCTCTACCTGACGGTCTGGGGTCTGGATCGCGGGTTCGAGGCCCCCTGGGAGCAGGCGGGCAAGGACGGGCGCATCACCGTCATCTCGGAACAGGATGTTCTGGGCGACCGGTTGATCCGCGGCCCCAAGCGAAAGCGGCGTGCGGAGAATTTCCTCAGCGAGCTCAACAGCCTGAGCCCCGACGATCTGGTGGTCCATGTCGATCACGGCATCGGGCGCTACAAGGGGCTGGAGGTGATCACCGCCGCCGGTGCCGCGCACGAATGTCTGGTGCTGGAATACGCCGAGGGCGCGAAGCTCTACCTGCCGGTCGAGAATATCGAGTTGCTGAGCAAGTACGGCCACGAGGAAGGGCTGCTCGACAAGCTGGGCGGCGGCGCGTGGCAATCCAAGAAGGCCAAGCTGAAAGAGCGCATCCGCGAGATGGCGGACAAGCTGATCCGTATCGCCGCCGAACGGGCCCTGCGCAAGGCGCCGATCATGGATCCGCCGCAGGGCATGTGGGAGGATTTCGCCGCGCGCTTCCCCTACGAGGAAACCGACGACCAGCTGTCGGCGATCGGCGATGTCATCGACGACATGACCAGTGGCAGCCCGATGGACCGGCTGATCGTGGGCGATGTGGGCTTTGGCAAGACCGAGGTGGCGATGCGCGCGGCCTTTGTCGCGGCCATGTCGGGCGTTCAGGTGGCGGTGATCGCGCCGACCACGCTGTTGGCGCGCCAGCACTACAAAAGCTTTGCCGAGCGGTTTCGCGGATTTCCGATCAACGTGCGCCAGCTGAGCCGCTTTGTCGGTACCAAGGAAGCAAGCCTGACGCGGGACGGGATCACCAAGGGCAGCGTCGATATCGTGATCGGCACCCACGCGCTCTTGGCCAAATCGGTGAAGTTCAAGAACCTCGGCCTGCTGGTGATCGACGAGGAGCAGCATTTCGGTGTCGGCCACAAAGAGCGGCTGAAGTCGCTGCGCACCGATGTGCATGTGCTGACCCTGACCGCCACGCCGATCCCGCGGACCCTGCAACTGAGCCTGACAGGCGTGCGCGATCTGTCGATCATCGGCACACCGCCCGTCGACCGACTGGCGATCCGCACCTATGTCAGCGAATTTGACGCGATCACCATCCGCGAGGCGCTGCTGCGCGAACACTATCGCGGCGGGCAGTCTTTCTACGTCGTGCCACGCATCAGCGACCTGCCGGAGATCGAGGCCTTTCTGAAGGACCAGCTGCCCGAGCTGTCCTACATCGTCGCCAACGGGCAGATGGCGGCGGGTGAGCTCGATGACCGGATGAATGCCTTTTACGACGGCAAGTTCGACATCCTGCTGGCGACGACGATCGTTGAATCGGGTCTGGATATCCCCACGGCGAACACGATGATCGTGCACCGCGCGGATATGTTCGGGCTTGCGCAGCTCTACCAGATCCGGGGCCGGGTGGGGCGTTCGAAAACCCGCGCCTATGCCTATCTGACGACCAAGCCGCGCGCGCCCCTGACCGCCACGGCCGAGAAACGCCTGCGCGTGCTGTCGGGGCTCGACACGCTTGGCGCCGGCTTCACGCTGGCCAGTCAGGACCTCGATATTCGCGGCGCGGGCAACCTTCTGGGCGAGGAACAGTCCGGCCAGATGCGCGACGTGGGGTTCGAGCTCTACCAGTCGATGCTGGAAGAGGCGATTTCCAAGATCCGCTCGGGCGAGATGGAAGGGGTGCTGGACGACGACGGCCAGTGGGCGCCGCAGATCAATCTGGGCGTGCCCGTGCTGATCCCCGAGGATTACGTGCCCGATCTGGACGTGCGTCTGGGCCTCTACCGGCGTCTGAGCGAGCTGACCACCAAGGTCGAGCTGGAAGGCTTTGCCGCCGAATTGATCGACCGCTTCGGCAAGCTGCCGCGCGAGGTCAACACGCTGATGCTGGTGGTGCGGATCAAGGCGATGTGCAAACGCGCTGGCATCTCGAAGCTGGACGGCGGGCCGAAGGGGGCCACGATCCAGTTCCACAACGATAAATTCGCCTCGCCCGAAGGGCTGGTGAAGTTCATTCAGGACCAGAAGGGTCTGGCGAAGGTCAAGGACAACAAGATCGTCGTGCGGCGCGACTGGAAGAACGACGCCGACAAGATCAAGGGTGCCTTTGCCATCGCGCGCGATCTGGCAGAGCATGTCGTCGCGCGTGAAAAGGCCACGAAGAAGCGCAAGGCGGAGAAGGCCAAAGCCTCCTGACGCGGATCAGATGGCGGGCTGGCGCATCGCGCGGCCCATCATCAGCGTCACGGAAAAGCCGCCGATCGCCAGTCCGAGGCCGGCCAGGAACAGCCCCGATTCCACGGGTCCGATCAGCAGCGCGATCAGTGCCGAGATCATCGACGCGCCCACGGTCGACACGGCCCCGATCACCGAGGCCGCCATGCCCGCGATATGGCCCATCGGCTCCATCGCCAGCGCGTTGAGGTTGCCCAGCGTCAGACCGGCCTGAAAGAACGCGCAGGTCTGCCAGAACACGAAGAAATAGAACCCCTGCGGCCCGTTGCCCAGATCGAGGGCAAAGAAGCTGGCCGAGATCAGCACCTGCGCGCCAAGCGCGATGGTCACGAGCCGGACCATGCCGAAGCGCACGACCAGCAGCGCGTTCAGCAGGCTGGCGCTGCCCGCGATCAGGGCGACGATAAAGAACCAGAAGGGGAACTCGGACGCGCGGCCGTATTCCAGATCATAGATCGGCTGGACCAGCATGAGCGTGAGAAACAGGAACGACATCGTCAGCGTCTGCACGAGGATCGACAGGCGCACGCCACGGTTGGCGAACATCTCGCGCACGGCGTCGAGCATCAGCGCCAGACGGATCGGGCGGCGCTGCGACACGGGAAGGGTTTCGGGCAGGCGGATCATCATCCACGACGAAAACACGCAGGCGAAGACGATGAACGCGATGAAGATGCCGCGCCATCCGGCCGCGTCGATGATGAAACTGCCCAGCAGGGGCGCCACCGCAGGCACAAGCACGAAGATCATCATCACAACGGATGTAATCTGGGCCATCTGGCGACCGGCGTAGCGGTCGCGCACCACCGCGATGGACACCACGCGCGGTGCAGCGGCGCCAAATCCCTGAACGGCGCGGGCCAGCAGCACCAGTTCAAGCGACTGGCTGCGCCACGCGATGGCCGCGCAGACGATATAGACAGCGGCTCCGGCGAGGATCACGGGCTTGCGCCCGAAGGCATCGGCCAGCGGCCCGGCCACGAAGGTGCCCAGACCGATTCCCAGAAGGAAACTGCTGAGGATGAGGGCCGCATTTTCGGGTGCGCCCGGTGACAGGTCTGCCGCGATCTGCGGCAGCGCGGGCAGCATGGCGT
Above is a genomic segment from Sulfitobacter sp. HNIBRBA3233 containing:
- the hemB gene encoding porphobilinogen synthase produces the protein MQPIQASFPQLRLRRTRQTEGIRGLVRENALSAGDFIWPVFVRGGENVVEEIPSMPGVMRRSVDRIVEAAQEAWDLGLGALCLFPYTGLEERTEDCAGAWDPDNHVNRAIRAIKAELPDLVIMTDVALDTYNINGHDGFVVDGEIINDRTVDALAKMALEQARAGADIIGPSDMMDGRIAAIRKSLEDNGFDKVMILSYAAKYASAFYGPFRDAVGASGALTGDKKTYQMDPANSDEALRLVARDLAEGADMVMVKPGLPYLDICRRVKDTFGAPTFAYQVSGEYSMIKAAAAAGMIDEERVMMESLMAFKRAGCNGILTYFAPAAARLLAR
- a CDS encoding component of SufBCD complex — protein: MKLKILGKSISLDWYQTLFELIDMRSFSNLWFWIVLAVVWSTTSHYCLGVPFDMVLRAKRHGGQYESDLEDMVRINTNRLLFIAQMSGLWILGFACFFMTILVLLGFIYGNEFAQALVLLGFPLCLVGALSLSTARLIQQEDSRGERLRRRLMRHRLYTQIIGMISIFVTALWGMYQNMNIGPFGS
- a CDS encoding MFS transporter, encoding MGRSEFVALVAMMTATIAFSIDAMLPALPQIAADLSPGAPENAALILSSFLLGIGLGTFVAGPLADAFGRKPVILAGAAVYIVCAAIAWRSQSLELVLLARAVQGFGAAAPRVVSIAVVRDRYAGRQMAQITSVVMMIFVLVPAVAPLLGSFIIDAAGWRGIFIAFIVFACVFSSWMMIRLPETLPVSQRRPIRLALMLDAVREMFANRGVRLSILVQTLTMSFLFLTLMLVQPIYDLEYGRASEFPFWFFIVALIAGSASLLNALLVVRFGMVRLVTIALGAQVLISASFFALDLGNGPQGFYFFVFWQTCAFFQAGLTLGNLNALAMEPMGHIAGMAASVIGAVSTVGASMISALIALLIGPVESGLFLAGLGLAIGGFSVTLMMGRAMRQPAI
- the mfd gene encoding transcription-repair coupling factor, which gives rise to MTEPSHITVSGVPEGYDARIVLREVARAEGPVIHVAMDDKRMAAIEAALRFFAPDMPIVRFPGWDCLPYDRVSPNADISAQRMATLAGLVHGMPDRFVLLTTMSAATQRVPAREILQDAAFRARVGDRINEKGLREFLVRMGFVQSPTVMEPGDYAVRGGIIDIYPPGDLGPVRLDMFGDVLDGARRFDPATQRTTEKLDTIELAPVSEVILDEAAVTRFRQNYRIEFGAAGTDDPLYEAISAGRKHQGAEHWLAFFYERLETLFDYLPGAPVTHDDQLTPSRLARWDTVEDQYETRRIAMSNRSKMDSVYKPAPASGLYLDDAAWEAAVASRRVLRLAPLPQSTGPGVTDAGGRLGRNFAPERQREDVRLFGALADHLRDKLEAGPVVMASFSEGARERLTGLIEDEGLAETIPVRDATRIGKRGLYLTVWGLDRGFEAPWEQAGKDGRITVISEQDVLGDRLIRGPKRKRRAENFLSELNSLSPDDLVVHVDHGIGRYKGLEVITAAGAAHECLVLEYAEGAKLYLPVENIELLSKYGHEEGLLDKLGGGAWQSKKAKLKERIREMADKLIRIAAERALRKAPIMDPPQGMWEDFAARFPYEETDDQLSAIGDVIDDMTSGSPMDRLIVGDVGFGKTEVAMRAAFVAAMSGVQVAVIAPTTLLARQHYKSFAERFRGFPINVRQLSRFVGTKEASLTRDGITKGSVDIVIGTHALLAKSVKFKNLGLLVIDEEQHFGVGHKERLKSLRTDVHVLTLTATPIPRTLQLSLTGVRDLSIIGTPPVDRLAIRTYVSEFDAITIREALLREHYRGGQSFYVVPRISDLPEIEAFLKDQLPELSYIVANGQMAAGELDDRMNAFYDGKFDILLATTIVESGLDIPTANTMIVHRADMFGLAQLYQIRGRVGRSKTRAYAYLTTKPRAPLTATAEKRLRVLSGLDTLGAGFTLASQDLDIRGAGNLLGEEQSGQMRDVGFELYQSMLEEAISKIRSGEMEGVLDDDGQWAPQINLGVPVLIPEDYVPDLDVRLGLYRRLSELTTKVELEGFAAELIDRFGKLPREVNTLMLVVRIKAMCKRAGISKLDGGPKGATIQFHNDKFASPEGLVKFIQDQKGLAKVKDNKIVVRRDWKNDADKIKGAFAIARDLAEHVVAREKATKKRKAEKAKAS